Below is a window of Paenibacillus bovis DNA.
GACCATCCTGTTATGGGAAACTGGACCAGAGATTGTATATCCTGGCTCAAACGTCAGGGCTGGTAATCATCCGCTTCACAGATGGAATTATGGATAAAGAGGAGATGGCAGAGATGAAAATGGATAAAAACAGTACCTTGCTAATGATTGGTGATTCGGTAACCGATTGCGGCCGGGGACGTCCTGTAGGTCAGAATGGTACGCTGGGAGACGGTTATGTATTGCTGGTAGATGCACTTTTGCAAACGGTTTACCCGGATTATGCTTTCCGCGTACTCAATACCGGTATTAGCGGCAATACCGTTCGCGATCTGGAAGCGCGCTGGGAGCAGGATGTGTTTGCCCACAAACCTGACTGGGTATCTATTATGATCGGAATCAATGATGTATGGCGTCAGTTTGACAATCCAACAGAACCTCATATTCATGTCTATCTGGAAGAGTATGAGCAGACGCTGCGTAAATTGGTAGAACAGACGCTGCCACGAGTAAAAGGAATCGTTCTGATGACGCCTTATTATATGAGCACCACACCGGAAGATCCGATGAGAGCAACAATGGATATATACGGTGCAGTCGTAAAACGCATTGCTGAAGAATACGGGACAACATTCGTAGATACACAGGCGGCGTTTGATCATATCAGTCAGTACATATATCCGGCTAGTCTGTCTTATGGCTGGGATCATGTGCATCCGAATACCAAAGGGCATATGGTGCTGGCGCGCACATTCCTGCAGGAAATCGGGTATGATTGGAGCCGCTCCCCGATACAGTCCTGAAACTACACTATTGGAGGATCTATCATGAAGCAGTACACGGCCGAATTAATTATTGATGCCAGAGCCAAGCTGGGCGAAGGACCAAGCTGGAATGCAGAGCAGCAGCGTTTGTTATGGGTAGATATTGAAGGCTACCAGCTGCATATCTATAATCCGGTTACCAAAGAAGATCGTACAGTAAATGTGGGCGAGCATATTGGAGCGGTTGTTCCTTATACCGATACCGAAGTGATTGGCGCGTTATTCAGCGGTCTCTACCGTATACAGTTATCTGACGGGAGCAAGACATTGATCCATGATCCGGAAGAAGGGCGTCCCGGCAACCGTTTTAATGATGGTAAGTGTGATCCGGTCGGCCGTTTTCTCGCTGGAACGATGAGCCTGAACGGTGAGGAAAAGCAGGGAGCACTATACAGCATGGATACCACAGGTCATGTGCGTCTGCTGCTCGGTGAAGTATCTACCTCCAACGGATTGGCTTGGAGCAGTGATCATCGTACACTGTATTATATCGATACGCCAACCTGCCAGATTACCGCTTTTGACTATGACCTAGAAGACGGATCGATAGCAAATGGACGTGCTGTAGCGGAGCTGGATGATAGTGATGGTTATCCGGATGGCATGACGATTGATGAAGAAGGAATGCTCTGGGTCGCCCGCTGGGGTGGCAGCCGTGTAACACGCATTGATCCGTCAACAGGTCAAGTAATTGGCGAGGTGCATGTACCTGCCAAATGTGTGACAGCCTGTACATTTGGCGGAGCAGATCTGGATGAATTATATATCACTACAGCCCGCGAAGACGATGAAGCAGCCGATTCTCCTGCCGGAGGCGTATTCGTTGTTCGTCCGGGAGTAAAGGGTATAGCTGCTTACACATTCAATCAGGGGAAAGCTGCGAATTGGCAGACGGCATGATATCATTTGATCGAAGCATATAGCTGCAGCAGAGACTGCAGTTACAAGGAATAACTGTATAACAGCACCGCAGATTCCGTTGATCGGGATACTGCGGTTTCTGTTTATCCAGTCATTATTTTATCGATGATTGGCTATTGCATATTAAAAGGAATATGGAGGAACAAGACATGAGACCTGTACTGGAATGCTGTGAACAGCCGCTTACGGAAAAGGATTTTCAGGAGCTGGAAAAACAAATGGGGCGTCCGTTCCCTCCAGCGTTCAAGCAGTATTATCTGCATTACAACGGAGGGTATTTGCCGGAAGATCGGGAAGGAAATGCTGTTATCGTAGGCGGATTTAATTCTATTCGTTATGGTAAGCTTCCAGCAGAAAAGCTGTATGCCGATTTGTTGGAAAATTTTGAACAGCTCGAAGGGTTGTTTCCTTTTGCTTATGATCAGGGTGGGAATAGTTTTCTTATATCTTTGCGAAGTGAGCCTGATTACAACAATATCTATGTCTGGTTAATGGATCTAAAGGAGTTGCGATTTATAACCGATTCTTTTGAAGACTTTCTGGTATTTCTGCTGGAGGAATAACAGGAGGCAGGGACTATTTATTTTACCTGCTATAGACTGGAATACGGATGAGCAGACAGAGCCCAATGTTTATCCGACTAAAAAGATTGATTTTATATAGTATGTCATTGGATAATATTTATAGTATCTGGAATAGAGCTGTAGAGAGGATGAGCTACATATGACAAGGAAGCGAATCGATCTGTTTATTCGCAATGAAAAAGAAGCAGAACTGGCGGCATGGGCTGATCGTCTGGCTGTAAAGTTTGCTGAGCGTTCAGCCAAGCATGACGAGGAAGGCTCGTTTCCTTTTGAAAACTTTCAGGAGTTAAAAGAAGCTGGTTACGCCAAATTGACAGTAGCCAAGAAATACGGTGGAGAAGAACTGGGGCTGTATGAGTGGCTGCTTGTGCAGGAGCGTATAGCCAGAGGAGATGGCTCTACAGCACTTAGTGCGGGCTGGCATGGCGGTATGATGCTTCATTTCCGTGAAGCCGACGGCTGGCCGGAGCCCACATTCTCGGAATTTTGCCGGGATGCGGTTGCCCATGGCAATATGATTAACAAATTTGCCAGTGAACGCGGCACGGGCAGTCCGACACGGGGCGGTCGTCCGCAGACAACCGCTGTACGTACGGAGGGAGGCTGGCTGCTGAGCGGACGGAAAACTTACAGTACTCTTAGCCCGTTGTTGACTGATTTTATTGTTAGTGCAGGTATTGAGAACCAGCCGGAAATCGGTGATTTTCTGGTGCGTTCACGGGATGGAGTGAGCATCGAGGAGACATGGAATACGCTCGGCATGAGAGCAACCGGCAGTCACGATGTAATTCTGGAGCAAGTATTTGTGCCGGATCGTCAGGTGCTGTCCATCCATCTGCCGGGGACTTCCAAATCGGAACGCGATGATGGTGATGGCTGGCTACTGCATATTCCGGCCTGTTATCTGGGTATTGCTTATGCGGCTCGTGATTTTGCATTGGAATTTGCCGCCCATTATACGCCCAACAGTCTGAATGAACCGATCGCCACACTGCCGCATATCCGCCAGTGGATCGGACAGATCGAGAGCGAACTGAGACTGGCACGAACACTAATGTACGATGTGGCAGACCGCTGGGATCGTGAACCGGAGCAGCGCAAGCATATGCGCCCCGACTTTGGATTGGTCAAGTACAATGCTGTGCATCTGGCTAATCAGGTTGTCGACAAAGCGATGAAGATTGTAGGAGGAGCAGCCTTGTCCAAAAATCTGCCGCTGGAACGCTTGTATCGTGATGTGCGCGCCGGTCTGCATAATCCGCCGATGGAAGATGCCGTACTGCAGACGCTGGCTCGTACAGCGCTGGAGGAGTTATCGTAATATCGGCAACTTTTATAAGTACATTTTGTTAATGGAGGTCCCATGCTGACTCTATCTGAAATCAAGCAAAAACTGGACGACAAATTTATTCCTCTGCAGGATATTGTTAACGGTCTACGGCTAATGGAACGCAAGCAAAATGTTACTGCGCAAGTACGGCAGCTGGAACAGCAGCTTGGCATGAGTCTGCCTGCCGATTTTGCGGACTTTGTTCATGCGTATGATCTGGATAACTTCGGCTTATGTAATGTTACTTTTGGTAC
It encodes the following:
- a CDS encoding SGNH/GDSL hydrolase family protein, which produces MKMDKNSTLLMIGDSVTDCGRGRPVGQNGTLGDGYVLLVDALLQTVYPDYAFRVLNTGISGNTVRDLEARWEQDVFAHKPDWVSIMIGINDVWRQFDNPTEPHIHVYLEEYEQTLRKLVEQTLPRVKGIVLMTPYYMSTTPEDPMRATMDIYGAVVKRIAEEYGTTFVDTQAAFDHISQYIYPASLSYGWDHVHPNTKGHMVLARTFLQEIGYDWSRSPIQS
- a CDS encoding SMP-30/gluconolactonase/LRE family protein, which gives rise to MKQYTAELIIDARAKLGEGPSWNAEQQRLLWVDIEGYQLHIYNPVTKEDRTVNVGEHIGAVVPYTDTEVIGALFSGLYRIQLSDGSKTLIHDPEEGRPGNRFNDGKCDPVGRFLAGTMSLNGEEKQGALYSMDTTGHVRLLLGEVSTSNGLAWSSDHRTLYYIDTPTCQITAFDYDLEDGSIANGRAVAELDDSDGYPDGMTIDEEGMLWVARWGGSRVTRIDPSTGQVIGEVHVPAKCVTACTFGGADLDELYITTAREDDEAADSPAGGVFVVRPGVKGIAAYTFNQGKAANWQTA
- a CDS encoding SMI1/KNR4 family protein; this translates as MRPVLECCEQPLTEKDFQELEKQMGRPFPPAFKQYYLHYNGGYLPEDREGNAVIVGGFNSIRYGKLPAEKLYADLLENFEQLEGLFPFAYDQGGNSFLISLRSEPDYNNIYVWLMDLKELRFITDSFEDFLVFLLEE
- a CDS encoding acyl-CoA dehydrogenase family protein, producing the protein MTRKRIDLFIRNEKEAELAAWADRLAVKFAERSAKHDEEGSFPFENFQELKEAGYAKLTVAKKYGGEELGLYEWLLVQERIARGDGSTALSAGWHGGMMLHFREADGWPEPTFSEFCRDAVAHGNMINKFASERGTGSPTRGGRPQTTAVRTEGGWLLSGRKTYSTLSPLLTDFIVSAGIENQPEIGDFLVRSRDGVSIEETWNTLGMRATGSHDVILEQVFVPDRQVLSIHLPGTSKSERDDGDGWLLHIPACYLGIAYAARDFALEFAAHYTPNSLNEPIATLPHIRQWIGQIESELRLARTLMYDVADRWDREPEQRKHMRPDFGLVKYNAVHLANQVVDKAMKIVGGAALSKNLPLERLYRDVRAGLHNPPMEDAVLQTLARTALEELS